Part of the Bradyrhizobium sp. AZCC 1721 genome, TTTCGGTGGCGGCACCGGCGTGATCTCGGCCTGCGACGTTGTGATCGCCGCCGACAATGCGCTGTTCTCGATCACCGAAGTGCGCTGGGGCCTCACCGCCGCAATCATCATTCCGCAACTCTGCGACGCCATCGGCGTCCGCCAGGTCCGCCGCTATGCGCTGACCGGCGAACGGTTCGGCGCGGAAGAGGCCCGCCGCATCGGGCTGGTGCATGAGGTGGTGCCGCTGGCGGAGCTGGAAATGGCAGGCGCGAAGGTCGTCGAGCAACTGCTCGCCAACGGTCCCGAAGCGCTGGCGGAAACCAAGCGGCTGGCGATGGAGAGCTCGTTCGGCGGCATGGGCGTCGACGACGAGGCCTACGCGCGGCTGGTGAAAATGCATTCGGCGCGGCGCCAGACGGCGGAGGCGTCGGAGGGGCTCGCGTCGTTTGCGGAGAAGCGGGCGGCGAATTGGGGGGCCGGGTAAATGCCATCCAAGCGCATCGCCATTGCCGGACTGGGCGAGATCGGTCGAACCGTCGCGCGCAAGCTGGCGGACGGGTTGCCGGGCCTCTCGCTGGCGGCAATCGCGACCAGGGATCGCACCAAGGCGCAAGCGTGGCTCGATCGCGAAGGCATTTCCTGCCCGCTGATTTCGCTCGATGAGTTGCCTGACCATGCCGACCTCGTTGTCGAATGCGCGCCGGCTGAAATTCTCGACCAGATCTGCCGGCCGATGCTCACCGCTGGCAAGCAGGTGATGGTGCTGAGCGCCAGCGCGCTGTTGCCGCGACCCGATCTCGTCGATCTGGCCCGCGCGCACGGCGGGCAGATCATCGTGCCGACCGGCGCCTTGATCGGATTTGATGCGGTTTCGGCCGCCGCCGAAGAAACCATCCATTCGGTGCAGATGGTCACGCGCAAGCCGCCCCGAGGTCTCGCTGGCGCGCCTTATCTCGTCGAGAACGGGATCTCCATGGAGGGCCTGACATCCGCGCTGTGTCTCTTCAAGGGCTCGGCGCGCGATGCGGCTGCCGCCTTTCCCGCCAATGTGAACGTGGTGGCGGCCTTGTCGCTGGCCGGCATCGGGCCCGACCGCACCACGATCGAAATCTGGGCCGATCCAGCGGTGACGCGAAATTGCCATCAGATCAGGGTCGAATCCGACTCGGCCTCGTTCACGATGTCGATCGAGAACATTCCCTCGGAAAATCCGAAGACCGGCC contains:
- a CDS encoding enoyl-CoA hydratase-related protein, with the translated sequence MTANPVLWNLDARGVATVTLNRPEVNNAYDGGLIGGVLAAMDDLGKKQNLRVVVLKGNGKHFQAGADLKWINGVRPKSADENEAVSRATFEAVQRLNTLPIPTVALVQGGCFGGGTGVISACDVVIAADNALFSITEVRWGLTAAIIIPQLCDAIGVRQVRRYALTGERFGAEEARRIGLVHEVVPLAELEMAGAKVVEQLLANGPEALAETKRLAMESSFGGMGVDDEAYARLVKMHSARRQTAEASEGLASFAEKRAANWGAG
- a CDS encoding aspartate dehydrogenase, with product MPSKRIAIAGLGEIGRTVARKLADGLPGLSLAAIATRDRTKAQAWLDREGISCPLISLDELPDHADLVVECAPAEILDQICRPMLTAGKQVMVLSASALLPRPDLVDLARAHGGQIIVPTGALIGFDAVSAAAEETIHSVQMVTRKPPRGLAGAPYLVENGISMEGLTSALCLFKGSARDAAAAFPANVNVVAALSLAGIGPDRTTIEIWADPAVTRNCHQIRVESDSASFTMSIENIPSENPKTGRITALSVIAALRKLTSPLQVGT